A single window of Paenibacillus sp. SYP-B4298 DNA harbors:
- a CDS encoding response regulator transcription factor: protein MTQNSSHLTSNSDNNRLESSDISASCGHSMVVHAIIVDDEQWNREMIKTFGAWDTHGIHLVGEAEDGEEAIRLLHEQEVHIIMTDMNMPGIDGIGLLQYLNEYYPAVRIIVISGYDDFHYTRQAIRSKADEYLLKPVDPQELNAVLLQCRDKVIASLQEERILTAAPRLELLHALQAIKPVLAAHYNDLNAAGVQESLMELERQIAELGAAPEELQRIAQELELLLDELRQLNSQPETGSEQPQLQQASTWSQLLQQALQLYAASLEQLTVQRRNKNRLNLEEIRHILDERWAENMKLDALAKTFFVSKEYLSKAFKQEYGVNLTDYLTRLKMEHARRLLTEEGLSIRSVAELCGYEELGYFYRVFKKHYGQSPGEMRKGEHKV, encoded by the coding sequence ATGACGCAGAACAGCAGTCATTTAACCAGCAACAGTGACAACAACAGACTGGAGAGCAGCGACATTAGTGCAAGCTGCGGTCATTCTATGGTAGTCCATGCGATCATTGTGGATGATGAGCAATGGAATCGGGAAATGATTAAAACCTTTGGCGCGTGGGATACGCACGGCATCCATCTGGTGGGGGAAGCGGAGGATGGCGAGGAGGCCATCCGGCTGCTGCACGAGCAAGAAGTGCACATCATCATGACAGATATGAATATGCCTGGCATTGATGGCATCGGTCTGCTGCAGTATCTGAATGAGTATTATCCTGCTGTACGGATCATCGTCATTAGCGGCTATGATGATTTTCATTATACCCGTCAGGCTATTCGCTCGAAGGCGGATGAATATCTGCTCAAGCCGGTTGATCCGCAGGAGTTGAATGCGGTGCTGCTCCAGTGCCGTGACAAGGTAATCGCCTCGCTGCAGGAGGAGCGTATATTGACGGCTGCGCCGAGATTGGAGCTGCTGCATGCGCTGCAAGCGATCAAGCCGGTGCTGGCCGCTCATTACAATGATCTGAACGCAGCCGGCGTGCAGGAGAGTCTAATGGAGCTGGAGAGGCAGATCGCAGAGCTTGGCGCTGCGCCGGAGGAGCTCCAGCGTATTGCACAGGAGCTGGAGCTGCTGCTGGACGAGCTGCGGCAGCTCAATTCCCAGCCGGAGACAGGGAGCGAGCAGCCACAGCTTCAGCAGGCGTCTACCTGGAGCCAACTGCTTCAGCAGGCGCTGCAGCTCTATGCCGCCTCGCTGGAGCAGCTAACGGTTCAGCGACGTAACAAGAATCGGCTCAATCTGGAGGAGATTCGGCATATCCTCGACGAGCGATGGGCGGAGAATATGAAGCTGGACGCGCTCGCGAAGACATTCTTTGTCAGCAAGGAATATCTGAGCAAGGCGTTCAAGCAGGAGTACGGTGTCAATCTGACCGATTATTTGACCCGACTGAAGATGGAGCATGCCCGCAGGCTGCTGACGGAGGAGGGGCTGTCGATCAGGTCGGTCGCCGAGCTGTGCGGCTATGAGGAGCTGGGATATTTCTATCGCGTATTCAAAAAGCATTATGGACAATCTCCAGGCGAGATGCGCAAAGGAGAGCATAAGGTTTAA
- a CDS encoding sensor histidine kinase, protein MNRLSAWLRRMTEPFRRTIRSRLIFIMVCIAVIPAITVTWLAAGNTRRALEQEVIQSNLSRIAWAGEAVGSHLTQLNNLIYTLMISPAFGEYTAGEDGQSLSAQFTAQRNLINTATAIYYSSHSSLVEIELYFKEKNRLLTVSERDNIQSPPSEPAVWRELVKRNADYLIQSRPGVPEEFTLTRSLNKFENKSRFGSISLKVKWRMMDNGLDLLRSESEAGVFLLDEAGQVMYQPTSGSLPELQGLHLKQSGAGYERLPDYYLFYYQPDGWGLTVVKALPVSYIDQSVATTQKYGLIVGVVSAASAALLAALLAYTVSRPIIRLARSMRGMNWLREEEGPSPNRYDEIGLLELRFHTMSSRIREHIRNEYSINLEKQTAQLKALQAQINPHFLQNTLQLIGSMSFSKAPSDIYRIIQSLSEMFRYVIREPDELATIRMELKHLSNYMHIQGQRYSNKLSYEVEEAGEYADCLLPKLSLQPIVENAFMHGFDRKKGNWELRVQLVPNEEGLCIRITDNGLGMSAARLDEVRARVGSPSGLLWTSGSSIGLYNVAARIRLHFGGAYGLTIDSSLGAGTTVSIYIPIRKKGEAHDAEQQSFNQQQ, encoded by the coding sequence TTGAACAGGCTGAGCGCTTGGCTGCGGCGGATGACGGAGCCGTTCCGCAGAACGATTCGCAGCAGGTTGATATTCATAATGGTATGCATCGCGGTCATTCCGGCGATCACGGTGACATGGCTTGCAGCCGGCAACACGCGCCGGGCGCTGGAGCAGGAGGTCATTCAGTCGAACCTGTCGCGCATCGCGTGGGCCGGGGAGGCAGTAGGGAGCCATCTTACTCAGTTAAATAATTTAATCTATACCCTTATGATCAGCCCCGCCTTTGGCGAATACACAGCCGGTGAGGATGGACAGAGTCTGTCCGCCCAGTTCACAGCGCAGCGCAACCTGATCAATACAGCGACAGCCATCTATTACTCCAGCCATAGCAGCCTGGTGGAGATTGAACTGTACTTCAAGGAGAAGAATCGGCTGCTGACGGTTAGCGAGCGTGACAACATTCAGTCTCCGCCCTCTGAGCCGGCTGTCTGGAGGGAGCTTGTGAAGCGCAATGCCGATTACCTCATCCAGAGCAGACCCGGCGTGCCGGAGGAGTTCACGCTGACACGGAGCCTGAACAAGTTCGAGAACAAGAGCCGCTTCGGTTCCATCTCGCTCAAGGTGAAGTGGAGGATGATGGATAATGGTCTCGATCTGCTTCGCTCCGAGAGTGAAGCGGGCGTATTCCTGCTGGATGAAGCCGGTCAGGTGATGTACCAGCCTACCTCAGGCAGCTTGCCCGAGCTTCAGGGCTTACATCTGAAGCAGAGCGGAGCAGGCTATGAGCGATTGCCTGACTACTATCTGTTCTACTACCAGCCCGACGGCTGGGGGCTTACGGTCGTCAAGGCGCTGCCGGTCAGCTACATTGACCAGAGCGTAGCGACCACACAGAAATATGGCTTGATCGTGGGGGTTGTGTCCGCTGCGTCGGCTGCCTTGTTGGCAGCATTGCTCGCGTATACCGTATCCCGCCCGATTATTCGATTGGCCCGCTCGATGCGCGGTATGAACTGGCTGCGCGAGGAGGAGGGGCCTTCTCCGAACCGCTATGATGAGATTGGGCTGCTGGAGCTGCGCTTCCACACGATGTCGAGCCGCATCCGTGAGCATATCCGCAATGAGTACAGCATTAATCTGGAGAAGCAGACTGCCCAACTGAAGGCGCTGCAGGCGCAGATCAATCCGCACTTTCTGCAAAATACGCTACAGTTAATCGGCAGCATGTCCTTCTCGAAGGCGCCGAGCGACATCTATCGCATCATCCAGTCGCTGAGCGAGATGTTCCGTTATGTTATTCGCGAGCCGGACGAGCTGGCGACGATTCGGATGGAGCTCAAGCATCTGAGCAACTATATGCATATACAAGGCCAGCGCTACAGCAACAAGCTGAGCTATGAGGTCGAGGAGGCTGGAGAGTACGCCGACTGTCTGCTTCCGAAGCTGTCCTTGCAGCCGATTGTGGAGAATGCCTTCATGCACGGCTTTGACCGGAAGAAAGGGAATTGGGAGCTGCGAGTACAGCTTGTTCCCAATGAGGAGGGTCTGTGCATCCGCATCACGGACAATGGGCTAGGCATGAGTGCCGCAAGGCTGGACGAGGTGCGTGCACGAGTGGGCAGCCCATCTGGTCTGCTGTGGACAAGCGGCAGCTCCATCGGGTTGTATAACGTGGCGGCTCGCATTCGCCTGCACTTCGGTGGCGCTTATGGCTTAACTATTGATTCCAGTCTGGGAGCGGGAACGACGGTAAGTATCTACATTCCTATTCGTAAGAAGGGGGAGGCACATGACGCAGAACAGCAGTCATTTAACCAGCAACAGTGA
- a CDS encoding MBL fold metallo-hydrolase — MKMTQEGALYQLSFMPRLFPVNCYLIEEQDELTLIDCALPYSAQGILRAAKQIGKPIRSIVLTHAHNDHVGALDALKQALPDVRVYLSARDTRLLAGDLSLQPHEPQSPIRGGIPSKLRTRPDVQLQDGDRIGSLQAVAAPGHTPGSMAFLDLRSRALIAGDAFQLRGGIAVSGKFMPWFPFPALATWHPGVALESAIRLAALHPSLLAVGHGSFLKQPLQAMKQAIAEAEASLKKIDAQGGGSHIS; from the coding sequence ATGAAGATGACACAAGAAGGCGCCTTGTATCAACTGAGCTTTATGCCCCGCCTGTTTCCAGTCAACTGCTATCTGATCGAGGAGCAGGACGAGCTGACACTGATCGACTGCGCGCTCCCATACAGTGCCCAGGGCATTCTGAGAGCGGCGAAGCAGATCGGCAAGCCGATTCGGTCGATTGTGCTCACCCACGCTCACAACGATCATGTCGGCGCACTGGATGCGCTCAAGCAGGCGCTGCCAGACGTGCGTGTCTACCTGTCTGCCAGGGATACGCGGCTGCTTGCGGGGGATTTATCTCTGCAACCGCATGAGCCGCAGTCCCCTATTCGTGGCGGCATCCCATCCAAGCTGCGCACTCGGCCCGATGTACAGCTACAGGATGGCGATCGGATCGGATCACTGCAAGCGGTAGCGGCTCCGGGACATACCCCCGGTTCCATGGCCTTCCTCGATCTGCGCTCGCGCGCGCTTATCGCAGGCGATGCCTTTCAATTGCGGGGCGGGATCGCCGTATCCGGCAAGTTCATGCCCTGGTTCCCCTTCCCGGCGCTGGCTACCTGGCATCCCGGCGTAGCGCTGGAGAGCGCAATCAGACTAGCAGCGCTCCATCCCTCCCTGCTGGCGGTCGGACACGGCTCGTTCCTGAAGCAGCCGCTGCAAGCGATGAAGCAAGCGATTGCGGAGGCGGAGGCGAGCCTGAAGAAGATCGATGCGCAAGGGGGCGGCAGCCATATCTCCTAG
- a CDS encoding TetR/AcrR family transcriptional regulator, with product MRKGAAAISPRIGLDLPTLVRATAQLADEQGLREVTLANVAKQLNMRSPSLYNHIDGLSGLRNELAVYGLEQLYLRLEAASQSLPPGKEAILALALAYVSYARSHPGVYEATLQAPDPGNSRLQEWSERLVLLVLKLLAPYQLEETAAIHAVRGLRSLMHGFVALKQAGGFGLPIDTDASFRTIIEVYLSGLEQLRQPQ from the coding sequence ATGCGCAAGGGGGCGGCAGCCATATCTCCTAGAATCGGACTTGATCTGCCTACGCTCGTTCGGGCCACTGCGCAGTTAGCTGATGAGCAGGGGCTGCGCGAGGTCACTCTCGCCAATGTCGCCAAGCAACTCAATATGCGTTCTCCCTCTCTGTATAACCATATCGATGGTTTATCAGGACTGCGCAATGAGCTGGCGGTGTATGGGCTGGAGCAGCTCTATCTGCGGCTCGAAGCGGCGTCGCAATCTCTCCCGCCAGGCAAGGAGGCCATCCTGGCTCTTGCCCTTGCCTACGTCTCCTATGCACGTTCGCATCCCGGCGTCTATGAGGCTACGCTGCAAGCGCCCGATCCAGGCAACAGCCGGCTGCAGGAATGGAGCGAACGACTCGTCCTGCTCGTACTGAAGCTGCTGGCTCCCTACCAGTTGGAGGAGACGGCCGCGATTCATGCTGTTCGGGGGCTGCGCAGCCTGATGCACGGCTTCGTCGCTCTCAAGCAAGCCGGAGGATTTGGCCTGCCGATCGACACGGATGCCTCCTTCCGCACGATTATCGAGGTGTATCTGTCTGGTCTGGAGCAGCTTCGCCAGCCGCAATGA
- a CDS encoding YwbE family protein, whose amino-acid sequence MNGNVRASVRPGLTVDIVLKQDQRTGKLTRGIVKDILTNSPQHPHGIKVRLQSGQVGRVKTIIAAGEAAPDQTDTPR is encoded by the coding sequence ATGAATGGAAATGTTCGCGCAAGTGTGCGGCCAGGCTTAACGGTCGATATTGTATTGAAGCAGGATCAGCGGACTGGCAAGCTGACCAGAGGGATCGTCAAGGATATACTGACGAATTCCCCCCAGCATCCTCACGGGATAAAAGTACGGCTTCAGAGCGGACAGGTCGGCCGCGTCAAAACGATCATTGCGGCTGGCGAAGCTGCTCCAGACCAGACAGATACACCTCGATAA
- a CDS encoding Glu/Leu/Phe/Val family dehydrogenase, whose product MASQTGAIVQQSLNKLLGSPAFLHHLQGAERTQAFTSLGAILSTPNKIHKSFLRITLDKGEVVRIPAFRIQHNDTLGPYKGGIRFHESVNEEEVTNLAALMTLKNALHEVPFGGAKGGVAISPREFTDRELYLICKKYVQYFADVLGPDKDIPAPDVGTGEREMDWMTAEYKSIHPGQPYLGSFTGKSVTNGGSLGRREATGKGVYMTMSYLLSGFLKEHSTLMAGSSSRFAATAVELSSKELRVAVQGFGNVGSVAALQAASCQELRNKVVAVSDRNTTLYHPDGLDIPALIEWARHNRGDLPASSEQLDAAGIQGKALGREEILYLDVDVLILAALEDQIREDNVKRVQARLIVEGANAPVTGEADRILSDRGVIIIPDILANAGGVIVSYLEWLQGRETQFYSHEEIDRRLAIKMKSTMSTILPLYFEEESMTLRECCYMQAVGKLATMLYLQGKLY is encoded by the coding sequence ATGGCCAGTCAGACCGGAGCAATCGTACAACAATCTCTCAACAAGCTGCTTGGCAGCCCAGCTTTCCTGCATCATCTGCAAGGTGCGGAGCGCACTCAAGCGTTCACGTCGCTAGGAGCTATTTTATCCACCCCGAATAAAATCCACAAGTCCTTTCTGCGCATAACGCTGGACAAGGGTGAGGTGGTGCGCATCCCGGCGTTCCGAATTCAGCATAATGATACATTAGGCCCGTATAAGGGCGGCATCCGCTTCCATGAATCGGTTAACGAGGAGGAGGTCACGAATCTGGCGGCGCTTATGACGCTCAAGAACGCGCTCCATGAGGTGCCCTTCGGCGGCGCCAAGGGTGGAGTCGCGATCAGCCCGCGCGAGTTCACTGACCGTGAGCTCTATCTGATCTGCAAAAAATACGTCCAATACTTCGCCGATGTCCTCGGACCCGATAAGGACATTCCTGCCCCCGATGTAGGCACAGGAGAGCGAGAGATGGACTGGATGACCGCCGAATATAAGAGCATCCATCCGGGTCAGCCTTATCTGGGCAGCTTCACCGGCAAGAGCGTCACCAACGGTGGCTCGCTTGGACGGCGCGAGGCGACAGGCAAGGGCGTCTATATGACGATGAGCTATCTGCTATCCGGCTTTCTCAAGGAGCACAGCACCCTGATGGCAGGCAGCAGCAGCCGCTTCGCCGCTACAGCCGTCGAGCTGTCTAGTAAGGAGCTGCGCGTGGCTGTACAAGGCTTCGGCAATGTCGGCTCCGTCGCTGCGCTGCAGGCTGCAAGCTGTCAAGAGCTGCGCAATAAGGTCGTTGCCGTCAGCGATCGCAATACGACACTCTATCACCCGGACGGACTGGATATTCCGGCGCTGATTGAATGGGCGCGGCATAATCGCGGCGATCTGCCTGCAAGCTCGGAGCAGCTTGATGCCGCAGGCATCCAGGGCAAGGCGCTGGGACGTGAAGAGATTCTGTATTTGGACGTTGATGTACTGATTCTTGCCGCATTGGAGGATCAGATTCGGGAGGACAATGTGAAGCGTGTGCAGGCGCGACTTATTGTGGAGGGGGCCAATGCGCCCGTGACAGGCGAGGCGGATCGTATACTTAGCGATCGTGGTGTGATCATTATCCCGGACATTCTTGCTAACGCCGGGGGCGTTATTGTCTCCTATCTGGAATGGCTTCAAGGACGCGAGACACAGTTCTACTCCCATGAAGAGATCGATCGCAGACTTGCGATCAAGATGAAGTCCACCATGAGCACAATTTTGCCCTTGTATTTTGAAGAGGAGAGTATGACGCTGCGCGAATGCTGCTACATGCAGGCGGTCGGCAAGCTCGCTACGATGCTCTATTTGCAAGGCAAGCTTTATTAG
- a CDS encoding AraC family ligand binding domain-containing protein translates to MIPYELKSPESTATELDGMLFKLRDAALLRHGQSFRAQPRLMISHVLLAIKDGHGAITIDGVEHSLRPDTVYVCKPGQRFGLESASGNILELYMFRFDIFSETDRSRKRMQMVMEGELRTDRGCLPVPPAVDVGDLCGAVHDYWLSSSGLQRFRSSLAFQELLYYILEGHSEYV, encoded by the coding sequence ATGATTCCTTACGAACTGAAATCACCAGAGAGTACAGCAACCGAACTGGACGGCATGCTGTTCAAGCTGCGCGATGCGGCATTGCTACGGCATGGACAGAGCTTCCGGGCTCAGCCAAGGCTGATGATCTCTCATGTGTTGCTGGCCATTAAGGACGGCCACGGTGCGATAACGATCGATGGCGTGGAGCACAGCCTGAGGCCAGATACAGTATATGTGTGCAAGCCAGGCCAGCGATTCGGTCTGGAATCGGCCAGCGGCAACATATTGGAGCTGTATATGTTCCGTTTCGATATATTTAGCGAGACAGATCGCAGCCGCAAAAGAATGCAGATGGTAATGGAGGGCGAGCTGCGGACGGATCGCGGCTGTCTGCCTGTGCCACCGGCTGTTGATGTCGGCGATCTATGCGGAGCTGTACATGACTACTGGCTTAGCAGCAGCGGCTTGCAGCGCTTCCGCAGCTCGCTGGCCTTCCAGGAATTGCTGTATTACATATTGGAAGGTCATAGCGAGTATGTGTGA
- a CDS encoding methyl-accepting chemotaxis protein, with protein sequence MSWYLNLKTSVKLVSAFLILACILGFVGIYGLNNLGIMNDSLNRMYSDNLVPVSNVSIVKSKVLEMRLVYRDMNMNKDVMSVSQFQARYAQSKSEMEKALDDFRNSWMSDEARKVFELLPPAWEAHEKLSDQIIELGANGQYDQMLDLINTKAKDSGDELISVIDQNIEATMRDARKELDNGAQLFSTSRTATITIIVVAVLLCIVLGIVISQIISRPLSKIVNIVSEVAQGDLRQSANIRTRDEIGQLATSVDQMTDNLRGIVGSITSSSHSVAAAAEQISASTQEIAGSTTNQAGAAQAINEMFAELSSAIRTVVGNTEQASELSEKTMHIAKEGGEVVQSSIDSMQTVSTQVSRLEEDSAKIGGIIEVIEDISDQTNLLALNAAIEAARAGEQGRGFAVVADEVRKLAERSGEATKQIASIIKGMQENTRRSVGAVQQSAELSRKTGEAFHTISEMVNQTGARVGEVAAASEEQSSQANEVLTAVENISAATEEAAASSEETAATAQSLAQLADDLQRAVQTFKL encoded by the coding sequence ATGAGTTGGTATCTCAATCTGAAGACCAGTGTCAAGCTGGTGTCTGCTTTCCTTATTCTTGCTTGTATTCTTGGATTCGTGGGTATATATGGGCTGAATAATCTGGGGATTATGAATGACAGCCTCAACCGGATGTATTCAGACAATCTTGTACCCGTGTCCAATGTGAGTATTGTGAAGTCGAAGGTGCTGGAGATGCGGCTGGTTTATCGCGATATGAATATGAATAAAGACGTGATGAGCGTCAGTCAGTTTCAAGCGCGTTACGCGCAGTCGAAGTCGGAGATGGAGAAGGCGCTTGACGATTTCCGCAACTCATGGATGAGTGATGAGGCGAGAAAGGTATTCGAGCTGCTCCCTCCTGCCTGGGAGGCGCATGAGAAGCTGTCGGATCAAATTATTGAGCTTGGTGCAAATGGACAATATGATCAGATGTTGGATCTAATCAACACAAAGGCCAAGGATAGCGGCGATGAACTGATCAGCGTAATTGACCAGAATATCGAAGCGACCATGCGCGATGCCAGAAAAGAGCTTGATAATGGCGCCCAATTGTTCTCGACTTCAAGAACAGCGACAATCACTATCATTGTTGTTGCCGTCCTTCTCTGTATTGTGCTAGGCATCGTCATCTCGCAGATTATATCCCGCCCACTGTCCAAAATCGTCAACATTGTGTCCGAGGTGGCCCAGGGTGACCTGCGTCAGTCAGCCAATATTAGAACCAGGGATGAGATCGGGCAATTGGCGACATCGGTGGATCAGATGACCGATAATTTGCGCGGCATCGTCGGCAGCATCACCTCCTCCTCGCATAGTGTAGCGGCCGCGGCGGAGCAGATCTCCGCCAGCACGCAGGAGATTGCGGGCTCCACGACCAACCAGGCTGGCGCGGCCCAAGCCATTAATGAAATGTTTGCCGAGCTGTCCTCTGCCATTCGAACAGTGGTAGGCAATACGGAGCAGGCCTCCGAGCTGTCGGAGAAGACGATGCATATCGCCAAGGAAGGCGGCGAGGTGGTACAGTCTTCGATTGACAGCATGCAGACGGTAAGCACGCAGGTGTCACGGCTGGAGGAGGATTCTGCGAAGATTGGCGGCATCATCGAAGTCATCGAGGACATCTCCGATCAGACGAATCTGCTGGCGCTCAATGCAGCGATCGAGGCAGCGCGCGCAGGCGAACAGGGACGCGGCTTTGCGGTTGTAGCGGATGAGGTGCGGAAGCTGGCAGAGCGCAGTGGCGAAGCGACCAAGCAGATTGCCTCCATTATTAAGGGGATGCAGGAGAATACACGGCGCAGCGTAGGCGCTGTACAACAGAGCGCGGAGCTTTCCCGCAAGACAGGGGAGGCCTTCCATACGATATCCGAGATGGTGAACCAGACTGGGGCACGGGTGGGGGAGGTTGCGGCAGCAAGCGAGGAGCAGTCCAGCCAAGCCAACGAAGTGCTGACCGCTGTCGAGAATATATCTGCTGCTACAGAGGAAGCGGCAGCCAGCAGCGAAGAGACGGCTGCGACGGCGCAATCACTGGCACAGCTAGCCGATGATCTTCAACGCGCAGTGCAAACCTTCAAATTATAA